From the Longimicrobium sp. genome, one window contains:
- a CDS encoding polyprenol monophosphomannose synthase — MERALVIVPTFNERENLPRLIPSILSRDERLEILVVDDGSPDGTGELADEIAAAEKRVHVLHRTQKQGLGKAYLAGFRWGLERGYDALFEMDADFSHDPGHLPQFLEAVEKYDVVLGSRYLHGRVTVVNWPIGRLLLSYFANVYARKVTGVPIADLTGGYKCFRRQVLESIDLERVESNGYAFQIEMSFRAWKKGYRLGEIPIMFVDRDVGESKMSKAIVREAVWRVWRLRWLSIRGKLDGQKVLRS, encoded by the coding sequence TTGGAGCGCGCCCTCGTCATCGTCCCTACGTTCAATGAGCGCGAAAACCTCCCTCGCCTCATTCCCTCCATCCTCTCGCGCGACGAGCGCCTGGAGATCCTGGTGGTGGACGACGGGTCGCCCGACGGCACCGGCGAGCTGGCGGACGAGATCGCGGCGGCCGAAAAGCGCGTGCACGTGCTCCACCGCACGCAGAAGCAGGGGCTGGGGAAGGCGTACCTGGCGGGCTTCCGCTGGGGGCTGGAGCGCGGCTACGACGCGCTGTTCGAGATGGACGCCGACTTCTCGCACGACCCCGGGCACCTCCCGCAGTTCCTGGAGGCGGTGGAGAAGTACGACGTGGTCCTGGGCTCGCGCTACCTGCATGGCCGCGTGACGGTGGTGAACTGGCCGATCGGCCGGCTGCTGCTGAGCTACTTCGCCAACGTCTACGCGCGGAAGGTCACCGGCGTGCCCATCGCCGACCTCACCGGCGGCTACAAGTGCTTCCGCCGCCAGGTGCTGGAGTCCATCGACCTGGAGCGGGTGGAGAGCAACGGCTACGCGTTCCAGATCGAGATGAGCTTCCGCGCCTGGAAGAAGGGCTACCGCCTGGGCGAGATCCCCATCATGTTCGTGGACCGCGACGTGGGCGAGAGCAAGATGAGCAAGGCCATCGTCCGCGAAGCCGTCTGGCGGGTCTGGAGGCTGAGATGGCTCTCGATCCGCGGCAAGCTGGATGGTCAAAAAGTCCTAAGGTCCTAA
- a CDS encoding HEAT repeat domain-containing protein, translating into MANPGSEFLRALAAAALREEEPAVLATRAAAGLAGVFERAKNLVLDVQFTGFLFKGKPLGGVDPGLLRAAGQLIVLRVTRVGFTPDASEADLRTFFEILAKPSAELAAEGVVVRLQRRKPAGIYLSTSTGEVYRPPQKPKPAAEAPSAAAAPAPVQPPQTIGGDEDAGAAPTPVVGAGETGSVPSISSADAGQGGGEPAGAAAVDGFELFDVGEETDLSDFELLDEFPDLGPPPSAPKPAAPAPGREEEVPSNDMFHFFRTAQGGRAEEEAEKLPALLRAADNPARFDELVEAATRAVQRLLRGDDAGQAVPLLDALQREAERQDRTRIFRDSAVGALRRLGAAETLPLLGDLLQRAGGDDRERILRFFAFVGADAAPQLETILFRTGDAELRAAVFRHLVGMDGAAQRLIARAMGDPSPARARMLLELAVLPGADPDVALRWISEAAGHPDASVRIDAAKYAAVLGGRGGLRVLLDLLNNDRDPVVKRAAIHAAGALGDPTAVPFLTRIVNESGDEDVQVAAIHSLGRLGSGEALPVLLGVVNKRGLFAGKKLSRVKHAALAAIARIPTPAAREAIFAIAGGKDPDLAAEAQRVLATME; encoded by the coding sequence ATGGCCAACCCCGGCTCCGAGTTCCTGCGCGCCCTGGCCGCCGCCGCCCTCCGCGAGGAGGAGCCCGCGGTGCTGGCCACGCGCGCCGCGGCGGGGCTGGCCGGGGTGTTCGAGCGCGCGAAGAACCTCGTGCTCGACGTCCAGTTCACCGGCTTCCTGTTCAAGGGGAAGCCGCTGGGTGGCGTGGATCCCGGCCTCCTGCGCGCCGCGGGGCAGCTGATCGTCCTCCGCGTCACCCGCGTCGGCTTCACGCCGGATGCGAGCGAGGCCGATCTCCGCACCTTCTTCGAGATCCTCGCCAAGCCGTCCGCCGAGCTCGCGGCGGAGGGCGTGGTCGTGCGCCTGCAGCGGCGCAAGCCCGCCGGCATCTATCTCAGCACCAGCACCGGCGAGGTCTACCGCCCGCCCCAGAAGCCGAAGCCCGCGGCCGAAGCTCCGTCCGCGGCGGCCGCGCCCGCGCCTGTCCAGCCGCCGCAAACGATTGGGGGGGATGAAGATGCGGGTGCGGCGCCGACACCCGTCGTGGGGGCGGGGGAGACCGGGTCCGTGCCGTCCATTTCTTCCGCGGATGCGGGACAGGGCGGGGGAGAGCCCGCCGGTGCCGCGGCCGTCGACGGCTTCGAGCTGTTCGACGTGGGCGAGGAGACCGACCTCTCCGACTTCGAGCTGCTGGACGAGTTCCCGGACCTGGGGCCGCCGCCGTCCGCGCCGAAGCCCGCCGCGCCGGCGCCGGGGCGCGAGGAAGAGGTTCCGTCGAACGACATGTTCCACTTCTTCCGCACCGCGCAGGGCGGCCGCGCGGAGGAAGAGGCGGAAAAGCTGCCGGCGCTGCTGCGCGCGGCCGACAACCCCGCGCGCTTCGACGAGCTGGTGGAGGCCGCCACGCGCGCGGTGCAGCGCCTCCTCCGCGGCGACGATGCAGGGCAGGCGGTTCCGCTCCTCGACGCGCTCCAGCGCGAGGCCGAGCGGCAGGACCGCACCCGCATCTTCCGCGACAGCGCGGTGGGCGCGCTGCGGCGCCTGGGCGCGGCCGAGACGCTCCCGCTCCTCGGCGACCTCCTGCAGCGCGCCGGCGGGGACGACCGCGAGCGCATCCTCCGCTTCTTTGCGTTCGTCGGTGCCGACGCGGCGCCGCAGCTGGAGACGATCCTCTTCCGCACGGGCGACGCGGAGCTGCGCGCGGCCGTCTTCCGCCACCTGGTGGGGATGGACGGCGCCGCGCAGCGCCTGATCGCCCGCGCGATGGGCGACCCCTCTCCGGCGCGCGCGCGGATGCTGCTCGAGCTGGCCGTGCTCCCGGGCGCCGACCCCGACGTGGCGCTGCGATGGATCAGCGAGGCGGCGGGGCACCCGGACGCCAGCGTGCGCATCGACGCCGCCAAGTACGCGGCGGTGCTCGGCGGGCGCGGCGGGCTGCGCGTACTGCTGGACCTGCTGAACAACGACCGCGACCCTGTGGTGAAGCGCGCCGCCATCCACGCGGCCGGCGCCCTGGGTGACCCGACCGCGGTGCCGTTCCTCACCCGCATCGTGAACGAGAGCGGCGACGAGGACGTGCAGGTCGCGGCCATCCACTCCCTCGGCCGCCTGGGCTCGGGCGAGGCGCTGCCGGTGCTCCTGGGCGTGGTCAACAAGCGCGGCCTGTTCGCGGGGAAGAAGCTCTCGCGCGTGAAGCACGCGGCGCTGGCGGCCATCGCCCGCATCCCCACGCCCGCCGCGCGCGAGGCCATTTTCGCCATCGCGGGAGGGAAGGACCCCGACCTCGCCGCCGAAGCCCAGCGCGTCCTGGCCACGATGGAGTGA